From the genome of Hyphomicrobiales bacterium, one region includes:
- a CDS encoding DUF1192 domain-containing protein: MDPEDLEPRPKPVHEIGENLSMLSVEELQARIELLKLEIARLETDMAAKQSSRAAADAVFKL; the protein is encoded by the coding sequence ATGGACCCTGAAGATCTTGAACCGAGACCCAAACCGGTCCACGAAATCGGCGAGAATTTGAGCATGCTCTCGGTCGAAGAGCTGCAGGCTCGAATCGAATTGCTCAAGCTGGAGATCGCGCGGCTTGAAACCGACATGGCAGCCAAGCAGTCTTCGCGCGCCGCAGCAGACGCGGTGTTCAAGCTCTAG